A genomic stretch from Eptesicus fuscus isolate TK198812 chromosome 15, DD_ASM_mEF_20220401, whole genome shotgun sequence includes:
- the NANS gene encoding sialic acid synthase, protein MPLELELCPGRWVGGQHPCFIIAEIGQNHQGDLDVAKRMIRVAKECGADCAKFQKSELEYKFNRKALERPYTSKHSWGKTYGEHKRHLEFSHAQYKELQRYAEEVGIFFTASGMDEMAVEFLHELNVPFFKVGSGDTNNFPYLEKTAKKGRPMVISSGMQSMDTMKQVYQIVKPLNPNFCFLQCTSAYPLLPEDVNLRIISEYQKLFPDIPIGYSGHETGIAISVAAVALGAKVLERHITLDKTWKGSDHSASLEPGELAELVRSVRLVERAMGSPTKQLLPCEMACNEKLGKSVVAKVKIPEGTILTLDMLTVKVGEPKGYPPEDIFSLVGKKVLVTIEEDDTIMEESVENHGKKIKS, encoded by the exons ATGccgctggagctggagctgtgtCCCGGGCGCTGGGTGGGCGGGCAGCACCCGTGCTTCATCATTGCCGAGATCGGCCAGAACCACCAGGGCGACCTGGATGTGGCCAAGCGCATGATCCGCGTGGCCAAG GAGTGTGGGGCTGACTGTGCCAAGTTTCAGAAGAGTGAGCTGGAGTACAAGTTTAATCGGAAAGCCTTGGAGAGGCCATATACTTCGAAGCATTCCTGGGGGAAGACGTACGGGGAGCACAAGCGCCACCTGGAATTCAGCCATGCTCAGTACAAGGAGCTGCAGAGATATGCCGAGGAGGTCGGCATCTTCTTCACTGCCTCTGGCATGGATGAG ATGGCAGTTGAGTTTCTGCATGAATTGAATGTTCCGTTTTTCAAAGTTGGATCTGGGGACACTAACAATTTTCCTTATCTGGAAAAGACAGCCAAAAAAG GCCGCCCAATGGTGATCTCCAGTGGGATGCAGTCGATGGACACCATGAAGCAAGTCTATCAGATTGTGAAGCCCCTCAACCCCAACTTCTGCTTCCTGCAGTGCACCAGTGCATACCCACTCCTGCCTGAGGATGTCAACTTGCGCATCATCTCG GAATATCAGAAGCTCTTCCCTGACATTCCCATAGGATATTCTGGGCATGAAACAGGAATAGCAATATCTGTGGCCGCTGTGGCTCTGGGGGCCAAGGTTTTGGAGCGTCACATAACTTTGGACAAGACCTGGAAGGGCAGTGACCACTCGGCCTCGCTGGAGCCTGGAGAGCTGGCCGAGCTGGTGCGGTCTGTGCGCCTTGTGGAAAGGGCCATGGGCTCCCCAACCAAGCAGCTGCTACCCTGTGAAATGGCTTGCAACGAGAAG CTGGGCAAGTCTGTGGTGGCCAAAGTGAAAATTCCAGAAGGCACCATTCTCACGCTAGACATGCTGACTGTGAAGGTGGGTGAGCCCAAAGGCTACCCTCCTGAAGACATCTTTAGCCTGGTGGGCAAGAAGGTCCTGGTCACTATTGAAGAAGACGACACCATCATGGAAGAATCTGTAGAAAATCATGGCAAAAAAATcaagtcttaa